One genomic segment of Candidatus Methanomethylicota archaeon includes these proteins:
- a CDS encoding glycosyltransferase family 4 protein, with amino-acid sequence MGFVRLLAWWQGADALVRAVVKLKDMLDRPATLLIVGDGSERRKLEKLCKELKVNCRITGFVKHEAALRYLMRFDVLIAPRIRTPTTESNIPIKVIEAWALGVPVITTKHKVYEYMGLKNGEKLTKY; translated from the coding sequence ATCGGATTCGTAAGGCTTCTCGCTTGGTGGCAGGGAGCAGACGCACTCGTGAGGGCCGTTGTCAAGCTCAAGGACATGTTAGATAGACCGGCGACTCTTCTGATCGTCGGCGACGGCTCCGAAAGGAGGAAGCTAGAAAAGCTATGTAAAGAGCTGAAGGTAAATTGTCGTATAACGGGTTTCGTGAAGCACGAAGCGGCCTTGAGATATCTTATGAGATTCGACGTCCTCATAGCCCCCCGTATTAGGACTCCTACCACGGAGTCGAACATCCCTATTAAGGTAATCGAGGCTTGGGCCTTGGGCGTGCCGGTAATAACTACCAAGCACAAGGTCTACGAGTACATGGGGCTGAAAAACGGAGAAAAACTAACAAAATATTAG
- a CDS encoding glycosyltransferase: MEGAKNVSVSIIVIERNEIRHIEKCLDSLIAQTYPHIEIIVVDGNSTDGTRELIMSKYSRYKNLKLVIEPGLGFAHARNIGIKNSTGDIIAFTGGNEYAHPRWIENLVKNFKSEDVGGVFGRMAISDEGNGGLLKKFCKFKRDLEFSRISPDKGVFGRGTNMAFRRKVFEEVGFFDESLCDTDDTELAYRVSKKYRILYDPSAVVFHQSGEWESWHSFIRYLWRPVKGHAQAAKKHGLFKYYPQTTALYLAPIILLFILISLFIVGGFLPVILSILLAIIGLFVKVLRNYMKFKNAIAFYGLLFYPLQLAIGSLALLAGLMSKRRSQLRVNV, from the coding sequence AGAGGAATGAGATTAGGCATATTGAGAAATGTTTAGATTCGCTTATAGCTCAGACGTATCCTCACATAGAGATCATAGTTGTCGATGGGAACTCTACTGATGGAACTCGTGAGCTTATAATGAGCAAGTACTCAAGATATAAAAACTTAAAGCTTGTCATAGAACCTGGTCTAGGTTTTGCACATGCTCGAAACATTGGTATAAAGAATTCAACAGGTGATATTATAGCATTTACTGGTGGCAACGAATATGCGCATCCAAGGTGGATCGAGAATTTAGTTAAAAACTTTAAATCGGAGGATGTGGGTGGTGTTTTTGGGCGTATGGCGATATCAGATGAAGGGAATGGTGGCTTGTTGAAAAAGTTTTGTAAGTTTAAAAGAGACTTGGAATTTTCACGTATTTCTCCTGATAAAGGTGTTTTTGGGCGTGGTACTAATATGGCATTTAGAAGGAAAGTTTTTGAAGAAGTCGGGTTCTTCGATGAAAGTCTTTGCGATACCGATGATACAGAGTTAGCCTATCGTGTTAGCAAAAAGTATAGAATTCTGTACGATCCTTCAGCTGTAGTATTTCATCAAAGTGGTGAGTGGGAGAGCTGGCACTCATTCATAAGGTATCTATGGAGACCCGTCAAAGGCCACGCGCAAGCCGCTAAAAAGCACGGATTGTTCAAATATTATCCTCAGACTACTGCCCTTTACCTCGCGCCAATTATTCTTCTGTTCATACTGATATCTTTGTTTATCGTAGGAGGGTTTCTTCCCGTCATACTTTCTATACTTTTAGCGATTATAGGACTTTTTGTTAAGGTCTTAAGAAATTATATGAAATTCAAAAATGCCATAGCTTTTTACGGTTTACTATTTTATCCCCTCCAGTTGGCCATAGGCTCTTTAGCATTATTAGCAGGTCTTATGAGTAAGAGAAGATCGCAATTACGTGTAAATGTATGA
- a CDS encoding 7-cyano-7-deazaguanine synthase yields MPNHVTKDYLDSIGAPYVYVYHKNDDVEICYINAGIIRPVPIFYKIEDGIAYVSDDIKYLFKNAELDTSTLLEFLSFGFVLSDRTLIRNVHILQAGEILEYKNRTLIIQDKYLYDTNPTREEDEKELMEKLWDVTKKVFKDVIKWTKGKTIVVPLSGGLDSRFVVSMLKLFGATNVVCVNYGIEGNYETPTSKRVAEKLGYEWHYIDYSLKSQLKMFNSDDFIST; encoded by the coding sequence TTGCCAAATCATGTCACTAAAGATTATTTAGACAGTATTGGAGCTCCTTACGTTTATGTATATCATAAGAACGATGATGTTGAAATTTGCTATATTAACGCTGGCATAATTCGTCCTGTTCCAATTTTCTATAAAATAGAAGATGGCATAGCTTATGTGTCAGATGATATAAAGTACCTTTTTAAGAACGCTGAACTCGATACTTCAACTCTTCTTGAATTCTTATCATTTGGATTTGTTTTATCGGATCGCACTTTAATAAGGAATGTCCACATTCTGCAGGCTGGCGAAATATTGGAATATAAAAATCGTACACTTATAATTCAGGACAAGTATCTCTACGATACTAACCCAACAAGGGAAGAAGATGAAAAAGAGCTCATGGAAAAACTATGGGATGTAACCAAAAAGGTATTTAAGGATGTTATAAAATGGACAAAGGGAAAAACCATTGTAGTTCCGTTAAGCGGAGGTTTAGATTCTAGGTTTGTTGTTTCAATGCTTAAACTATTTGGAGCCACAAATGTAGTTTGTGTAAACTATGGAATTGAGGGAAACTATGAAACGCCAACAAGCAAACGTGTAGCCGAAAAATTGGGTTATGAGTGGCATTATATAGATTATTCATTAAAGTCTCAACTCAAAATGTTTAATTCCGATGATTTCATTTCTACTTAA
- a CDS encoding glycosyltransferase, with amino-acid sequence MRDKGTNVRLTFVIGLEIPFLGAASRRIEYFADFLSRHGFKVYIISPRIKYIKCLYSNEKHFKVNLKYNYNLIKVPIMFRFCNSAKLTTIMEILHSIIIAIIIFITTNDIVIISVPPPRYLLGMYLVASVRKIKLIVDVRDPLDNFYGHSNKFLFRSLINILRHLEYGILYKSHAITTVNELLAFDLQRAMPSLTHKIFVLPNGADLNIFKPVQNLQSQQITELKLFFAGRTAEGYNLPLILEAISRLVQKGISVKLYIAGTIEPWVFTYAKRLRILDNVIYLGLLSTDELISWMSQMDLAVLPYYNDPHYRYSLPAKFYEYIACGLPVLVSSPPYFIIAKTVQRNKIGIWCPTNNIDCIINSLSELYININKLMVLKQATLSYRSKVDRKNSANLLLKLILKILKL; translated from the coding sequence ATGAGAGATAAAGGTACTAATGTCCGATTAACTTTTGTCATTGGATTGGAAATACCGTTCCTAGGAGCAGCATCGCGAAGAATTGAATATTTCGCTGATTTTCTTTCTCGACATGGATTCAAAGTATATATAATATCTCCAAGAATTAAATACATTAAATGTTTATATTCTAATGAAAAACACTTTAAAGTTAATCTAAAATATAATTATAATCTAATAAAAGTTCCTATTATGTTTAGGTTCTGTAATTCTGCCAAATTAACAACTATAATGGAGATATTACATTCAATTATAATTGCCATAATTATTTTCATAACTACAAATGATATAGTTATTATAAGTGTTCCGCCACCTCGTTATCTCTTAGGTATGTACCTCGTTGCTAGCGTTAGGAAAATCAAATTAATCGTAGATGTGCGGGATCCTCTTGATAATTTCTACGGACATTCTAATAAATTCTTATTTAGATCGTTGATAAACATTCTCCGGCATCTTGAATATGGTATTTTATATAAATCACATGCTATTACTACTGTTAATGAGTTATTGGCTTTTGATTTGCAACGAGCCATGCCTTCTTTAACTCATAAGATCTTCGTTTTGCCAAACGGTGCCGATTTAAATATATTCAAGCCGGTTCAGAACTTACAATCACAACAGATTACTGAACTTAAATTATTTTTTGCGGGTAGAACAGCAGAGGGTTATAATCTTCCGCTTATTCTTGAGGCTATTTCGCGACTCGTGCAAAAAGGAATCTCTGTAAAATTATACATCGCTGGTACCATAGAACCTTGGGTCTTTACCTATGCAAAACGCCTAAGAATTCTTGATAATGTTATCTATCTTGGTCTGCTTTCAACAGACGAATTAATATCGTGGATGTCACAGATGGATCTTGCGGTACTACCCTATTATAACGATCCACATTATCGCTATTCTTTACCTGCTAAGTTTTACGAATACATTGCATGCGGATTACCCGTGCTAGTTTCCTCGCCACCATACTTCATTATCGCTAAAACTGTTCAAAGGAACAAGATAGGAATTTGGTGCCCAACGAATAACATAGATTGTATCATTAATTCATTAAGCGAGCTATACATAAATATTAATAAATTAATGGTATTAAAACAAGCAACACTTAGCTATCGTAGCAAAGTAGATAGAAAAAACAGCGCTAATTTACTTTTAAAACTTATCCTTAAGATATTGAAGCTATAG